Proteins encoded within one genomic window of Panicum virgatum strain AP13 chromosome 1N, P.virgatum_v5, whole genome shotgun sequence:
- the LOC120654589 gene encoding alpha-1,3-arabinosyltransferase XAT3-like isoform X1, with amino-acid sequence MKPSLRSRQEPRRVSNSVIIGAMLLSLCVLSIVKARYCATPFGKAEDQLQEQMNASIRMETEESPARTPGEEEEEEEEVATTAPAVTTPAVVATSGSGGGKGKGKKGSKAKPTCYMTSKRSERCDASGDIRVDGNRSTIYVSGIDREWRTKPYARYHDPVAMAHVREYTLKPLPAGDAAPACTRNHSVPGFLFSNGGFSGNLYHDYTDVLMPLFISTHQFKGRVQFLLTGMKPWWVAKFTPFFQQLTRFDVIDVDNDREVHCFPRIVVGATFHKDMGVDPRRSPGHVSVVDFKRALRRAFGLGREAASRGGATGAGRPRLLIISRRGSRRFLNEREMARAAAAAGFEVRVAEPDQHTDMATFARLVNSADVMVGVHGAGLTNMVFLPRGAVLIQVVPFGGLEWLTGVTFKDPAADMEVSYMDYNVKLEESSLIDQYPRNHQVLTDPDAVHKQGWDALKTAYLDKQNIRMDLDRFRATLQEAMSRLPSP; translated from the exons aTGAAGCCGTCGCTGCGGAGCCGGCAGGAGCCGCGGCGGGTCAGCAACAGCGTCATCATCGGCGCGATGCTGCTCTCGCTCTGCGTCCTCAGCATCGTCAAGGCCAGATACTGCGCCACCCCCTTCG GCAAGGCGGAGGACCAGCTCCAGGAGCAGATGAACGCCAGCATCCGGATGGAGACGGAGGAGTCGCCGGCCAGGACGCCCGGAG aggaggaggaggaggaagaggaggtagCCACAACGGCGCCCGCGGTGACCACGCCGGCCGTCGTGGccacctccggctccggcggcgggaaAGGCAAAGGCAAGAAGGGGTCCAAGGCGAAGCCGACGTGCTACATGACGAGCAAGCGGTCGGAGCGGTGCGACGCGTCGGGCGACATCCGGGTGGACGGGAACCGCTCCACCATCTACGTCAGCGGGATAGACCGGGAGTGGCGGACCAAGCCGTACGCGCGCTACCACGACCCCGTCGCCATGGCCCACGTCCGCGAGTACACCCTCAagccgctccccgccggcgacgccgcgccggCGTGCACCAGGAACCACTCGGTCCCGGGGTTCCTCTTCTCCAACGGCGGCTTCTCCGGCAACCTCTACCACGACTACACTGACGTGCTGATGCCGCTCTTCATCAGCACCCACCAGTTCAAGGGCCGGGTGCAGTTCCTGCTCACCGGGATGAAGCCGTGGTGGGTGGCCAAGTTCACCCCCTTCTTCCAGCAGCTCACCCGGTTCGACGTCATCGACGTCGACAACGACCGGGAGGTCCACTGCTTCCCCCGGATCGTGGTCGGCGCCACCTTCCACAAGGACATGGGCGTGGACCCGCGGCGGTCGCCGGGGCACGTCTCGGTGGTGGACTTCAAGCGCGCGCTCCGGCGCGCCTTCGGGCTGGGGCGCGAGGCGgcgtcccgcggcggcgcgacgggcgccggccggccgcgcctcctCATCATCTCCCGGCGCGGGTCGCGGCGGTTCCTGAACGAGCGCGAgatggcgcgcgcggcggcggcggccgggttcGAGGTGCGCGTGGCGGAGCCCGACCAGCACACGGACATGGCGACCTTCGCGCGGCTGGTGAACTCGGCGGACGTGATGGTCGGCGTGCACGGCGCCGGGCTGACCAACATGGTGTTCCTGCCCCGCGGCGCCGTGCTGATCCAGGTGGTGCCCTTCGGCGGGCTGGAGTGGCTCACCGGCGTGACGTTCAAGGACCCGGCGGCGGACATGGAGGTGAGCTACATGGACTACAACGTGAAGCTGGAGGAGAGCTCGCTGATCGACCAGTACCCGAGGAACCACCAGGTGCTCACCGACCCCGACGCCGTGCACAAGCAGGGCTGGGACGCGCTCAAGACGGCCTACCTGGACAAGCAGAACATCCGGATGGACCTCGACAGGTTCAGGGCCACGCTGCAGGAGGCCATGAGCCGGCTGCCATCGCCATGA
- the LOC120654589 gene encoding alpha-1,3-arabinosyltransferase XAT3-like isoform X2, whose protein sequence is MKPSLRSRQEPRRVSNSVIIGAMLLSLCVLSIVKARYCATPFGKAEDQLQEQMNASIRMETEESPARTPGEEEEEEEVATTAPAVTTPAVVATSGSGGGKGKGKKGSKAKPTCYMTSKRSERCDASGDIRVDGNRSTIYVSGIDREWRTKPYARYHDPVAMAHVREYTLKPLPAGDAAPACTRNHSVPGFLFSNGGFSGNLYHDYTDVLMPLFISTHQFKGRVQFLLTGMKPWWVAKFTPFFQQLTRFDVIDVDNDREVHCFPRIVVGATFHKDMGVDPRRSPGHVSVVDFKRALRRAFGLGREAASRGGATGAGRPRLLIISRRGSRRFLNEREMARAAAAAGFEVRVAEPDQHTDMATFARLVNSADVMVGVHGAGLTNMVFLPRGAVLIQVVPFGGLEWLTGVTFKDPAADMEVSYMDYNVKLEESSLIDQYPRNHQVLTDPDAVHKQGWDALKTAYLDKQNIRMDLDRFRATLQEAMSRLPSP, encoded by the exons aTGAAGCCGTCGCTGCGGAGCCGGCAGGAGCCGCGGCGGGTCAGCAACAGCGTCATCATCGGCGCGATGCTGCTCTCGCTCTGCGTCCTCAGCATCGTCAAGGCCAGATACTGCGCCACCCCCTTCG GCAAGGCGGAGGACCAGCTCCAGGAGCAGATGAACGCCAGCATCCGGATGGAGACGGAGGAGTCGCCGGCCAGGACGCCCGGAG aggaggaggaggaagaggaggtagCCACAACGGCGCCCGCGGTGACCACGCCGGCCGTCGTGGccacctccggctccggcggcgggaaAGGCAAAGGCAAGAAGGGGTCCAAGGCGAAGCCGACGTGCTACATGACGAGCAAGCGGTCGGAGCGGTGCGACGCGTCGGGCGACATCCGGGTGGACGGGAACCGCTCCACCATCTACGTCAGCGGGATAGACCGGGAGTGGCGGACCAAGCCGTACGCGCGCTACCACGACCCCGTCGCCATGGCCCACGTCCGCGAGTACACCCTCAagccgctccccgccggcgacgccgcgccggCGTGCACCAGGAACCACTCGGTCCCGGGGTTCCTCTTCTCCAACGGCGGCTTCTCCGGCAACCTCTACCACGACTACACTGACGTGCTGATGCCGCTCTTCATCAGCACCCACCAGTTCAAGGGCCGGGTGCAGTTCCTGCTCACCGGGATGAAGCCGTGGTGGGTGGCCAAGTTCACCCCCTTCTTCCAGCAGCTCACCCGGTTCGACGTCATCGACGTCGACAACGACCGGGAGGTCCACTGCTTCCCCCGGATCGTGGTCGGCGCCACCTTCCACAAGGACATGGGCGTGGACCCGCGGCGGTCGCCGGGGCACGTCTCGGTGGTGGACTTCAAGCGCGCGCTCCGGCGCGCCTTCGGGCTGGGGCGCGAGGCGgcgtcccgcggcggcgcgacgggcgccggccggccgcgcctcctCATCATCTCCCGGCGCGGGTCGCGGCGGTTCCTGAACGAGCGCGAgatggcgcgcgcggcggcggcggccgggttcGAGGTGCGCGTGGCGGAGCCCGACCAGCACACGGACATGGCGACCTTCGCGCGGCTGGTGAACTCGGCGGACGTGATGGTCGGCGTGCACGGCGCCGGGCTGACCAACATGGTGTTCCTGCCCCGCGGCGCCGTGCTGATCCAGGTGGTGCCCTTCGGCGGGCTGGAGTGGCTCACCGGCGTGACGTTCAAGGACCCGGCGGCGGACATGGAGGTGAGCTACATGGACTACAACGTGAAGCTGGAGGAGAGCTCGCTGATCGACCAGTACCCGAGGAACCACCAGGTGCTCACCGACCCCGACGCCGTGCACAAGCAGGGCTGGGACGCGCTCAAGACGGCCTACCTGGACAAGCAGAACATCCGGATGGACCTCGACAGGTTCAGGGCCACGCTGCAGGAGGCCATGAGCCGGCTGCCATCGCCATGA
- the LOC120653901 gene encoding uncharacterized protein LOC120653901 — translation MDLFPDAVVLVNDRVDDLGLSNKEEPIGRSLSDSVQSKDKQRKQKEVTEFIGMSDYYPLQSIAGNRLQTTRSISEELFVWNITRPMKQTTPNTCVLVAATMCVVCTVARARPDTGRVRSP, via the exons ATGGACTTGTTTCCAGATGCAGTGGTACTAGTCAATGACAGGGTTGATGATCTTGGTCTCAGCAATAAG GAGGAGCCGATAGGGAGATCATTGTCTGATTCCGTACAGAGCAAAGACAAGCAG AGAAAACAAAAGGAGGTAACTGAGTTTATCGGGATGTCTGATTATTATCCTCTCCAGAGCATAGCAGGCAATAGGCTGCAG ACTACTAGGAGTATTTCGGAGGAGTTGTTCGTCTGGAATATTACCCGGCCCATGAAGCAAACTACACCAA ATACATGCGTGTTGGTGGCAGCAACGATGTGCGTGGTCTGCACCGTCGCGCGTGCGAGGCCCGACACGGGCCGGGTACGTTCCCCTTGA
- the LOC120654587 gene encoding mitogen-activated protein kinase 13-like, which translates to MARLSSCLLFSSHNSPRVEFLRLSNLAIAVVLLVRWLLVTLDMEFFTEYGEASQFQIEEVIGKGSYGVVAAAIDTHTGERVAIKKIKDVFENVSDAARILREIKLLRLLRHPNIVQIKHIMLPPTRREFRDIYVVFELMESDLHQVIKANDNLTPEHHRFFLYQLLCALKYIHAAHVFHRDLKPRNILANSDSKLKICDFGLARASFNDSHSAIFWTDYVATRWYRAPELCGSFFSNYTPAIDIWSIGCIFAEVLTGTPLFPGRNVVHQLDLITDLLGTPSMESLSQICSDKARKYLIGMPRKPPIPFSHKFHNADPSALRLLEHLLAFDPKYRPTAEEALADPYFRGLAKLECEPSAQPISKLDFEFEGRKLTKEDVREMIYREILEYHPQMLQEYIEGEEQIHFLYPSGVDRFQRQFAHLEENYRRGVASTPLRRQPTSLPRERVCSSEDGHNQDSGNEEGITASYVARTTISPPRSQGERRKNQSSYHSGDSISCAKSYL; encoded by the exons ATGGCACGCCTGTCCTCTTGCCTCTTATTTTCCTCTCATAATTCACCACGAGTGGAATTTCTGAGGCTCTCCAATCTGGCTATAGCGGTGGTGCTACTCGTTAGGTGGCTTCTGGT AACACTGGACATGGAGTTCTTCACCGAGTATGGGGAGGCGAGCCAGTTTCAGATCGAAGAGGTCATTGGCAAAGGGAGCTATGGGGTAGTTGCTGCTGCAATTGATACTCACACTGGGGAGCGGGTTGCGATAAAAAAGATAAAGGATGTTTTTGAGAATGTCTCAGATGCCGCTCGCATTTTGCGGGAAATCAAGCTTCTTCGGCTGCTTCGCCACCCAAACATAGTCCAGATCAAACACATTATGTTGCCCCCTACCCGAAGGGAGTTCAGAGATATCTATGTTGTTTTTGAGCTCATGGAATCTGACCTGCATCAAGTGATCAAAGCAAATGACAACCTGACTCCAGAGCATCACCGTTTTTtcttgtaccaactcctttgtgCTCTCAAGTACATCCATGCAG CCCATGTATTTCATCGTGATTTAAAGCCCAGGAACATACTGGCCAATTCAGACAGCAAATTAAAGATTTGTGACTTTGGACTTGCACGTGCATCATTTAATGACTCCCATTCAGCTATATTTTGGACA GATTATGTGGCTACAAGGTGGTACCGAGCTCCAGAATTATGTGGCTCCTTTTTCTCCAAT TACACCCCTGCAATTGATATTTGGAGTATAGGGTGCATATTTGCTGAAGTTCTCACTGGAACTCCATTATTTCCTGGGAGGAATGTTGTGCACCAACTAGATTTAATAACAGACCTCCTTGGAACACCATCAATGGAATCCTTATCCCAG ATTTGCAGTGACAAGGCCAGGAAATATTTAATTGGCATGCCGAGGAAGCCCCCTATTCCCTTTTCTCATAAGTTCCATAATGCTGATCCTTCGGCTCTCCGTTTGCTTGAGCATTTACTTGCATTTGACCCTAAATATCGACCTACTGCTGAAGAG GCTTTAGCTGATCCATATTTTAGAGGCCTTGCTAAATTGGAATGTGAGCCTTCAGCACAACCAATTTCAAAGCTTGACTTTGAATTTGAGGGAAGAAAACTAACAAAGGAAGATGTGAGAGAAATGATATATCGGGAG ATATTGGAGTATCATCCACAGatgcttcaggagtacattgaAGGTGAAGAACAGATTCACTTCCTATACCCAAG TGGTGTTGATCGCTTCCAGCGACAGTTTGCTCATCTTGAAGAAAACTACAGAAGAGGAGTAGCGAGTACTCCACTGCGAAGGCAGCCTACATCTTTGCCAAG GGAGAGAGTTTGTTCATCAGAAGATGGCCATAATCAGGACTCTGGCAATGAAGAGGGAATAACAGCATCCTATGTTGCTCGAACAACCATAAGCCCCCCAAGGTCACAAGGAGAGCGGCGTAAGAATCAGTCTTCCTATCACAGCGGCGATTCCATCTCCTGTGCAAAGAGCTATTTGTAG